One Thalassospira marina DNA window includes the following coding sequences:
- a CDS encoding peptidylprolyl isomerase → MLRKTLLAASLASVLLASPAMAQDSAPAEDKVLATVNGEKIMESEVRATQQGLPAQYRQYPFEALKPMLLDREISQRLLTMAGEKDGLNDDAEVKDRVAAMKRRIVAETYLDRQIDKIVTEDAVKKRYDEFVKTNEPENEVHARHILLENEADAKAVIKELDGGADFAELAKEKSTGPSGPNGGDLGFFTHDQMVPEFADAAFKMEPGSYSKEPVKTQFGWHVIKVEETKKGEQPSFEEKRNELAAELTQDAYKKLIADLRADAKIDNTLETPEAKESK, encoded by the coding sequence ATGCTGCGTAAAACCCTTCTTGCCGCTTCACTGGCCTCGGTCCTTCTTGCATCACCGGCCATGGCGCAGGATTCCGCCCCGGCTGAAGACAAGGTTCTGGCAACCGTCAACGGCGAAAAAATCATGGAATCCGAAGTCCGCGCAACGCAGCAGGGTCTTCCGGCACAATACCGCCAGTATCCGTTTGAAGCCCTGAAGCCGATGCTGCTGGACCGTGAAATCAGCCAGCGCCTGCTGACCATGGCTGGCGAAAAAGACGGCCTGAACGACGATGCCGAGGTCAAAGACCGCGTGGCAGCCATGAAGCGCCGCATCGTTGCTGAAACCTATCTTGACCGCCAGATCGACAAGATCGTGACCGAAGATGCCGTGAAAAAACGTTACGACGAGTTCGTTAAAACCAACGAACCGGAAAACGAAGTGCATGCTCGCCACATCCTGCTGGAAAACGAAGCCGACGCCAAAGCCGTAATCAAGGAACTTGATGGTGGTGCGGATTTCGCCGAACTGGCCAAAGAAAAATCAACCGGCCCGTCCGGCCCGAATGGCGGCGATCTGGGCTTTTTCACCCATGACCAGATGGTGCCGGAATTTGCCGATGCCGCGTTCAAAATGGAACCGGGCAGCTACAGCAAGGAACCGGTTAAAACCCAGTTTGGCTGGCACGTGATCAAGGTTGAAGAAACCAAAAAAGGCGAACAGCCGAGCTTTGAAGAAAAGCGTAACGAGCTGGCCGCAGAACTGACCCAGGATGCCTATAAAAAGCTTATTGCCGACCTTCGCGCCGATGCGAAGATCGACAACACCCTGGAAACCCCGGAAGCCAAAGAAAGCAAATAA
- a CDS encoding response regulator has translation MNKVLFVDDDENILNGLRRRLHARRPAWKTHFATSGKMALEMCNSTDMDVVVSDMRMPGMDGSALLEQIRIAHPATTRIILSGFAEDEAILRTVGPAHQYLAKPCDEGLLVDTIEHALEMKDMLQGPGLRALMSGIDAIASPPDTYMRLVQALEDPMTGNDKIAAIVSADIALTAEVLKLTNSAYFAITQKISSVSHAVRMIGMDTLKSLALFIGLFQSFTGPGHITQRLKLLCHRSQQIGVTAALIAEAEGLGKQIAAMVPSAGMLSHIGSLVLMMNKTSEMQDVVARVEHEDVSIIDAETEQFGAAHPEIGAYLLGLWGFPGPVVQAVAFHHSPWRVPERNMTPLAAIYFAQLLCRDINNQKRAKPFAEQIDTAYLAEIGKTDRLEMWREIAIKVNEQYKTLTR, from the coding sequence ATGAATAAGGTCTTATTCGTTGATGACGACGAAAACATACTGAATGGATTGCGCCGCCGGCTGCATGCACGGCGGCCCGCCTGGAAGACCCATTTTGCCACCAGTGGCAAGATGGCGCTGGAAATGTGCAACAGCACCGATATGGATGTCGTTGTCAGCGATATGCGCATGCCCGGCATGGATGGATCGGCCCTGCTTGAACAGATCCGCATTGCCCACCCGGCGACAACCCGCATCATTCTTTCCGGTTTTGCCGAGGACGAGGCAATTTTGCGCACCGTTGGCCCGGCGCATCAATATCTGGCGAAACCCTGTGATGAAGGCCTTCTGGTTGATACCATCGAACATGCCCTTGAAATGAAGGACATGCTGCAGGGCCCGGGCTTGCGCGCGCTGATGTCGGGCATTGATGCCATTGCATCACCGCCCGATACCTATATGCGCCTGGTGCAGGCCCTGGAAGACCCGATGACCGGCAATGATAAAATTGCCGCCATTGTGTCGGCCGATATCGCCCTGACGGCCGAAGTCCTGAAACTGACCAATTCGGCCTATTTTGCCATTACCCAGAAAATCAGTTCGGTGTCACATGCGGTGCGCATGATCGGCATGGATACGTTAAAATCACTGGCCCTTTTCATTGGCCTGTTTCAAAGTTTCACAGGGCCAGGCCACATTACCCAGCGCCTGAAACTTCTGTGCCATCGCAGCCAGCAGATCGGCGTTACCGCCGCCCTGATCGCCGAGGCCGAAGGACTGGGTAAACAGATAGCCGCAATGGTGCCATCGGCCGGGATGCTCAGCCATATTGGCAGCCTGGTTCTGATGATGAACAAAACCAGCGAAATGCAGGATGTGGTCGCCCGGGTCGAACATGAAGATGTATCGATCATTGATGCCGAAACCGAACAGTTTGGCGCGGCCCATCCGGAAATTGGCGCCTATCTTTTGGGGTTATGGGGTTTTCCGGGGCCGGTGGTGCAGGCGGTTGCCTTTCACCACAGCCCGTGGCGCGTGCCCGAACGCAACATGACGCCCCTTGCCGCCATTTATTTCGCCCAGCTTTTATGCCGCGATATCAACAACCAGAAACGGGCCAAACCCTTCGCCGAACAGATAGACACTGCCTATCTGGCCGAAATAGGCAAAACCGACAGGCTTGAAATGTGGCGTGAAATCGCCATCAAGGTAAATGAACAATACAAAACCCTGACCAGGTAA
- the argJ gene encoding bifunctional glutamate N-acetyltransferase/amino-acid acetyltransferase ArgJ codes for MAAHSVSPLAPAAFPELPAINGVKLHTATLGIRYKGRPDVLLAELAEGSAVAAVFTTSTTASAAVRWGREALRGGKARAFLVNAGNSIAFTGKAGEQFVADEVAATSKLLSCEKNEIFTASTGVIGEPAKADRITDALPAMLAETASWSDAARAIMTTDTFAKGATASAEIDGTTVKIAGIAKGSGMIEPNMATMLAFVFTDAKIPHATLQAMLADCNGRSFNAITVDSDTSTSDTLLCAATGAAGNAEFDDPNGPDLAAFKTALEAVLVDLAHQIVRDGEGASKFITVNVTSALNDGEAKTAAKAIANSPLVKTAIAGEDANWGRIVMAVGKCGVMADPNKLTVSIGGIPLAHKGERVADFDEAPVTAHIKGQYIEIDVDLGFGNGSATVWTCDLTHGYISINADYRS; via the coding sequence ATGGCTGCACATTCCGTTTCGCCGCTTGCCCCGGCCGCATTTCCCGAACTGCCCGCAATCAATGGCGTGAAGCTGCATACCGCGACCCTTGGTATCCGTTATAAGGGCCGCCCGGACGTCCTGCTGGCAGAACTGGCCGAAGGCAGCGCCGTTGCCGCCGTTTTCACCACATCAACCACTGCATCGGCTGCGGTGCGCTGGGGCCGCGAGGCATTGCGCGGCGGCAAGGCACGGGCATTTCTGGTAAATGCGGGCAATTCCATTGCCTTTACCGGCAAGGCTGGCGAACAGTTTGTCGCTGATGAAGTTGCTGCCACCAGCAAACTTTTGTCCTGCGAGAAAAACGAAATTTTCACCGCATCGACTGGCGTAATCGGCGAACCGGCCAAGGCTGACCGCATTACCGATGCCCTGCCCGCCATGCTGGCAGAAACCGCATCCTGGAGCGATGCGGCCCGTGCGATCATGACAACCGATACCTTTGCCAAAGGTGCTACCGCCAGTGCCGAAATTGATGGCACCACGGTTAAAATCGCGGGTATCGCCAAGGGTTCAGGCATGATCGAGCCGAACATGGCAACCATGCTGGCCTTTGTGTTTACCGATGCCAAAATCCCGCATGCGACCCTGCAGGCCATGCTGGCAGACTGCAATGGCCGCAGCTTCAATGCCATTACGGTTGATAGCGACACATCAACTTCCGACACCCTGCTGTGTGCCGCAACAGGTGCCGCTGGCAATGCCGAATTTGATGATCCCAATGGTCCGGACCTGGCTGCATTTAAAACCGCGCTGGAAGCCGTCCTGGTTGATCTGGCCCACCAGATCGTGCGTGACGGCGAAGGTGCCAGCAAGTTCATCACCGTCAATGTCACCTCGGCCCTGAATGATGGCGAAGCCAAAACAGCAGCCAAGGCCATTGCCAATTCGCCGCTGGTGAAAACCGCAATTGCCGGTGAAGACGCAAACTGGGGCCGTATCGTGATGGCTGTTGGCAAATGCGGCGTCATGGCCGACCCCAACAAGCTCACAGTTTCAATTGGCGGCATTCCGCTGGCCCATAAGGGCGAACGCGTTGCCGATTTTGACGAAGCCCCGGTAACCGCCCATATCAAAGGCCAGTATATCGAAATTGATGTTGATCTTGGCTTTGGTAATGGCAGCGCGACGGTGTGGACCTGCGATTTGACGCATGGTTACATTTCCATCAATGCCGATTACCGCAGCTGA
- a CDS encoding pentapeptide repeat-containing protein: MTREELYESIRLHQAFVARKPGGKRLQARNANLSRLKVRRITLENAVLPGTNFIQAVMHDVRFDFADLFASNFVEADLEGSFFNRADMRGVNMARSRLCDTDFTEADLRAGSIVILEAGRERQISRRSDLSGADLSGAKMWGTNLANANMSNTKLHNVDMSEANMFAVNLEGADLSGCKMTGVKLKNANLKGARLKYADLTGADLSGVNLRNVDLSEVDLSRCNTNGAIGLKRGPKLPDLIQERIDQHAAWISSEGQNGSPLNLSGEDLVGIDLSGSDLTGACFDNCNLRDAKFMDAVLILASFRNASMEGAKLTGAHCSGARMMGAKLDRAVLLGVQLGPVAQRDASGAATGDSWKADISDASLQQCDLRNVKFTETRMRNTRFHGANFSGASFKNCDTEGADFEGCNLHAALLPPKDKLPEKPK; encoded by the coding sequence ATGACGCGCGAAGAGCTATATGAATCCATCCGCCTGCATCAGGCGTTTGTCGCGCGAAAACCGGGGGGCAAGCGTTTGCAGGCGCGTAATGCCAATTTGTCCCGGTTGAAAGTCCGGCGGATCACGCTTGAAAATGCCGTGCTGCCTGGCACCAATTTCATTCAGGCGGTCATGCATGATGTCCGTTTTGATTTTGCCGATCTGTTTGCCAGCAATTTTGTCGAAGCCGATCTTGAAGGGTCGTTTTTCAATCGCGCGGATATGCGCGGTGTGAATATGGCGCGCAGCCGTCTGTGCGACACCGACTTTACCGAGGCCGATTTGCGCGCGGGCTCCATTGTTATTCTTGAAGCCGGGCGTGAACGCCAGATCAGCCGGCGCAGCGATTTAAGTGGCGCGGACCTTTCGGGTGCCAAAATGTGGGGCACCAACCTTGCCAACGCCAACATGTCCAATACCAAGCTTCACAATGTCGATATGAGCGAAGCCAACATGTTTGCCGTCAATCTGGAAGGTGCGGACCTTAGCGGCTGTAAAATGACAGGGGTGAAGCTTAAAAACGCCAATCTGAAAGGGGCGCGCCTTAAATATGCGGACCTGACCGGGGCGGATTTAAGTGGGGTGAACCTGCGCAATGTCGATTTGTCGGAAGTTGATCTTAGCCGTTGTAACACCAATGGCGCGATTGGGTTAAAACGCGGGCCGAAATTGCCGGACCTTATTCAGGAACGCATCGACCAGCATGCCGCCTGGATCAGCAGCGAGGGGCAAAATGGCAGTCCGCTTAACCTGTCGGGCGAGGATTTGGTCGGCATTGATCTTTCAGGCAGCGACCTGACCGGGGCCTGTTTTGACAATTGCAATTTGCGCGATGCCAAATTTATGGATGCAGTGCTGATCCTCGCATCCTTTCGCAATGCCAGCATGGAAGGTGCCAAGCTGACCGGTGCGCATTGTTCGGGTGCGCGCATGATGGGGGCAAAGCTTGACCGGGCCGTGTTGCTGGGCGTGCAGCTTGGCCCGGTGGCGCAGCGTGATGCGTCGGGGGCTGCCACGGGTGATAGCTGGAAAGCCGATATCAGCGACGCCAGCCTGCAGCAATGTGATTTGCGCAATGTGAAATTTACCGAAACCCGGATGCGTAATACCCGGTTTCACGGGGCCAATTTTTCGGGCGCCAGTTTTAAAAATTGCGATACCGAAGGTGCGGATTTTGAGGGTTGCAACCTGCATGCCGCCCTGTTGCCGCCCAAGGACAAATTGCCGGAAAAACCGAAATAA